The following are from one region of the Bradyrhizobium septentrionale genome:
- a CDS encoding PQQ-dependent dehydrogenase, methanol/ethanol family produces MTRLNWVKSHMLAAAVASAATFAGSFALADDVNQERLLNADKEAGNWLHHHKNYSATRFSSLADINKDNVKNLKVAWTMHLGGVEGGGIWSHGGLEGTPIVENGFMYVTDGWGSVYKIDAHGGKGVLVWKMDPKTDHDWAGAVACCGVDNRGVALWDNLVVSHTLDGRLIATNKETGQVAWQRQVADPDKGEVITGAPLIVKGMAITGVAGAEYGIRGWIAATDLKSQKEVWRTHTIPGKDEPGHETWKDDKNAKASGGGSTWVTGSFDPSTNTIVWGVGNPGPDWDNEYRPGDNLYTDSSLGLDADTGKIKWHYQHTPNDPYDYDSVAENVLVDVPGPNNTTLKLALEADRNGFAYAIDRNSGKFVWGLPFVKKVTWTKGLDPESGKPVEYDPKQGVQKYNASVTPSRTNKETDICPGNMGGKNWPPTAYNPNLKLWYIPVIESCNRIKVEEMTPDKVKAREFFTGGGPSQPFKITGSVTAIDVTTGKVAGKAETEFPNLGGILATPDLVFSGQPSGEVIAYDAKSLQKLWEFNTGGGVNAPPMTFSVDGKQYVAILVGLGGAWDKWFIDATPELKRIQPGSMLYVFAL; encoded by the coding sequence ATGACAAGGTTGAATTGGGTTAAATCGCACATGCTCGCGGCGGCAGTAGCATCCGCTGCGACCTTCGCGGGCTCTTTCGCGCTCGCCGATGATGTCAACCAGGAGCGTCTGCTCAATGCCGACAAGGAAGCCGGCAACTGGCTGCACCACCACAAGAACTACTCGGCGACGCGGTTCTCGTCGCTGGCGGATATCAACAAGGACAACGTCAAGAACCTCAAGGTCGCCTGGACCATGCATCTCGGCGGCGTCGAGGGCGGCGGAATCTGGTCGCATGGCGGCCTGGAGGGAACTCCGATCGTCGAGAACGGATTCATGTACGTCACCGACGGCTGGGGTTCGGTCTACAAGATCGATGCTCACGGCGGCAAAGGCGTGCTGGTCTGGAAGATGGATCCCAAGACCGACCACGACTGGGCCGGCGCGGTCGCCTGCTGCGGCGTCGACAATCGCGGCGTCGCGCTGTGGGATAACCTCGTCGTCTCGCACACGCTCGACGGCCGCCTGATCGCGACCAACAAGGAGACCGGACAGGTTGCCTGGCAGCGTCAGGTCGCCGATCCCGACAAGGGCGAAGTCATCACCGGCGCACCGCTGATCGTCAAGGGAATGGCGATCACGGGTGTGGCCGGCGCCGAATACGGCATTCGCGGCTGGATCGCCGCGACCGATCTGAAGAGCCAGAAGGAAGTCTGGCGCACCCACACCATCCCGGGCAAGGACGAGCCCGGTCACGAGACCTGGAAGGACGACAAGAACGCCAAGGCGAGCGGCGGTGGATCGACCTGGGTCACCGGCAGCTTCGACCCCTCGACCAACACCATCGTCTGGGGCGTCGGCAATCCCGGACCGGACTGGGATAATGAATACCGGCCCGGCGACAACCTCTACACCGACTCTTCGCTTGGTCTCGATGCCGACACCGGCAAGATCAAGTGGCACTACCAGCACACGCCGAACGATCCCTACGACTATGACAGCGTGGCGGAGAACGTGCTGGTCGACGTCCCCGGTCCGAACAACACGACGCTCAAGCTCGCGCTCGAGGCCGACCGCAACGGCTTTGCCTATGCGATCGACCGCAACAGCGGCAAGTTCGTCTGGGGTCTGCCCTTCGTCAAGAAGGTGACCTGGACCAAGGGTCTCGATCCCGAGTCCGGCAAGCCGGTAGAGTATGATCCGAAGCAGGGCGTGCAGAAGTATAACGCGTCGGTCACGCCGAGCCGCACCAACAAGGAAACGGACATCTGCCCCGGCAACATGGGCGGCAAGAACTGGCCGCCGACCGCGTATAATCCGAACCTGAAGCTCTGGTACATCCCGGTGATCGAGAGCTGCAACCGGATCAAGGTCGAGGAGATGACGCCGGACAAGGTGAAGGCGCGCGAGTTCTTCACCGGCGGCGGGCCGAGCCAGCCGTTCAAGATCACGGGCAGCGTGACCGCGATCGACGTCACCACCGGCAAGGTGGCAGGGAAGGCGGAGACGGAATTCCCGAACCTCGGCGGCATCCTGGCGACGCCCGACCTGGTGTTCTCCGGACAGCCGTCCGGCGAGGTGATCGCCTATGACGCAAAGTCGCTGCAGAAGCTCTGGGAGTTCAACACCGGCGGTGGCGTCAACGCGCCCCCGATGACGTTCTCGGTGGACGGCAAGCAGTATGTCGCGATCCTGGTCGGCCTCGGCGGTGCCTGGGACAAGTGGTTCATCGATGCCACGCCCGAGCTGAAGCGGATTCAGCCGGGCTCGATGCTCTACGTGTTCGCCCTTTGA
- a CDS encoding bifunctional protein-serine/threonine kinase/phosphatase, giving the protein MANGSQRELGVRLGFASEIGKRAANEDYVAACFGTPGTLHRDVVAAVADGVGGHKGGREAAEVAVRSFIDAYYCLPETLGVRRRAARALEATNSWIYGQGRVDAARSGMACAFSSVVLSRRQCHVIHIGDTRVYRLSDGRLERLTQDHIAGRGDLAHLLNRAIGFEEFARFDYTSVGLRQHDRLLICSDGVHGALGDSRLLHLLEERTPPEESAGAIVEAALAAGSSDNTTALVLDVVDLPPADRDELTHSIATLQIGDLPESGDIVDDFALGDVLSDGRYSRLFRAIDKRAGREVVLKFPHPRVASEGSYRLAFVREAWVAARVRSLWIGEIIEVPAERRTRLYSAMPLYDGETLEQRLNRAPRLSLTEGIGIATKLVRAVTALHRAGIIHRDIKPDNVILLKDGGLRLVDLGVARVPLLEDFPAEDIPGTASYMAPELFGGKAGDEASDLFALGVTVYRMFTANYPFGEIEPFSRPRFGKPAPLSRYRPDLPAWLDAVIGKALSVEPAQRFGDAIEFAHELENGATWAGPAVTTRKSLHDRDPVTFWKVLCAILAVIVVVLLARH; this is encoded by the coding sequence GTGGCGAACGGCTCGCAACGGGAATTGGGAGTTCGGCTCGGCTTCGCCAGCGAGATCGGCAAGCGCGCCGCCAATGAGGACTATGTCGCGGCGTGCTTCGGCACGCCGGGCACGCTGCACCGCGACGTCGTCGCGGCCGTCGCCGACGGCGTCGGTGGCCACAAGGGCGGACGCGAGGCCGCGGAGGTCGCCGTCCGCAGCTTCATCGACGCCTATTATTGCCTGCCCGAGACGCTCGGTGTCCGCCGCCGCGCCGCGCGGGCGCTCGAAGCCACCAACAGCTGGATCTACGGTCAGGGGCGCGTCGATGCCGCGCGCAGCGGCATGGCGTGCGCGTTTTCCTCCGTCGTCCTGTCACGGCGGCAGTGCCATGTGATCCATATCGGCGACACCCGCGTCTACCGCCTGAGCGATGGACGCCTGGAGCGGCTGACGCAGGATCATATCGCCGGCCGCGGCGATCTCGCGCACCTGCTCAACCGCGCCATCGGGTTCGAGGAGTTCGCCCGCTTCGACTACACCTCGGTCGGGCTGCGGCAACATGACCGCCTTCTGATCTGCAGCGACGGGGTGCACGGCGCGCTCGGCGATTCCCGCCTTCTGCATTTGCTGGAGGAGCGCACGCCGCCGGAGGAATCGGCAGGCGCCATCGTCGAGGCCGCACTCGCGGCCGGCAGCAGCGACAACACCACCGCGCTGGTGCTCGACGTCGTCGACCTGCCGCCGGCGGATCGTGACGAGCTCACCCACTCGATCGCAACGCTGCAAATCGGCGATCTGCCGGAAAGCGGCGACATCGTCGACGATTTCGCGCTCGGCGACGTGCTGTCCGACGGCCGCTACAGCCGCCTGTTCAGGGCGATCGACAAGCGCGCCGGCCGCGAGGTCGTGCTGAAATTTCCGCATCCGCGGGTCGCCAGCGAGGGCTCCTATCGCCTCGCCTTCGTCCGCGAGGCGTGGGTCGCCGCGCGGGTGCGCAGCCTGTGGATCGGCGAGATCATCGAGGTGCCGGCGGAACGGCGGACCCGGCTCTATTCCGCGATGCCGCTCTATGACGGCGAGACGCTGGAGCAGCGACTCAATCGGGCACCGCGGCTGTCGCTGACTGAAGGGATCGGGATTGCCACCAAGCTGGTGCGCGCGGTGACGGCGCTGCATCGCGCCGGCATCATCCATCGCGACATCAAGCCGGACAATGTGATCCTGCTGAAGGACGGCGGCTTGCGGCTGGTCGATCTCGGGGTCGCGCGGGTGCCACTGCTGGAGGATTTTCCGGCCGAGGACATTCCGGGCACCGCGAGCTACATGGCGCCCGAGCTGTTCGGCGGCAAGGCGGGCGATGAAGCGTCCGACCTGTTCGCGCTCGGCGTCACCGTCTACCGGATGTTCACCGCGAACTATCCGTTCGGCGAGATCGAGCCGTTCTCGCGCCCGCGCTTCGGCAAGCCAGCGCCGCTGTCGCGCTACCGCCCCGATTTGCCGGCCTGGCTCGATGCCGTGATCGGCAAGGCGCTCAGCGTCGAGCCGGCACAGCGCTTCGGCGACGCCATCGAGTTCGCGCACGAGCTGGAGAACGGCGCGACCTGGGCCGGCCCCGCCGTCACGACCCGGAAATCGCTGCACGACCGCGATCCCGTGACGTTCTGGAAAGTGCTGTGCGCCATCCTGGCCGTGATCGTCGTGGTGCTGCTGGCGCGGCACTAA
- a CDS encoding phosphotransferase — translation MSDLDTFPPVQREAAHAALREVIGTATIDAVTSVSGGATSAQLFRIDAGGWNYLLRIEGVPSPLRNPYQYVSLRIAAEAGIAPRLYYANETSRVAVMDFVQRQPLGRYPGGLPALAKALGELLARLQATPTFPSFVRYPDIVARLWAHVGRTGLFAPGVLDRYNDHLERIRATYVWDDANSVASHNDPLAANILFDGVRLWMIDWESAYRTDPLVDLAVVGDSLAQTPELQDILHRAWRGCPLDDALRARLAHVRALTRLYYAGVLLSASATAPRTTPDTSLAAPTLAEFAEATSAGRIKAGTPAAKHVLGKMFLASFLTNIATPGFDLSV, via the coding sequence ATGAGTGATCTCGATACATTTCCGCCTGTGCAGCGCGAAGCGGCGCATGCCGCACTGCGTGAAGTGATCGGCACGGCAACGATCGACGCCGTTACATCTGTCTCGGGCGGCGCCACGTCAGCGCAGTTGTTCCGGATCGATGCGGGCGGCTGGAATTATTTGCTACGGATCGAAGGGGTACCGAGCCCGCTGCGCAATCCGTATCAATATGTTTCGCTCAGGATTGCCGCCGAGGCCGGCATCGCGCCGCGCCTTTATTATGCCAACGAGACGTCGCGCGTCGCGGTGATGGATTTCGTGCAGCGGCAGCCGCTCGGCCGCTATCCCGGCGGCCTGCCGGCGCTGGCGAAGGCGCTCGGCGAATTGCTGGCGCGCCTGCAGGCGACGCCGACCTTTCCGTCCTTCGTGCGCTATCCCGACATCGTGGCCCGGCTCTGGGCCCATGTTGGCCGCACCGGTCTGTTCGCACCCGGTGTGCTCGACCGCTACAATGACCATCTCGAACGCATCCGCGCGACCTATGTCTGGGATGACGCCAACTCGGTCGCGAGCCACAACGACCCGCTTGCCGCCAACATCCTGTTCGACGGCGTCAGGCTCTGGATGATCGACTGGGAGTCCGCCTATCGCACCGATCCGCTGGTCGATCTCGCTGTTGTCGGCGACAGCCTCGCACAGACGCCGGAACTGCAAGACATTCTGCATCGTGCCTGGCGCGGCTGTCCGCTGGACGACGCGCTGCGCGCCCGGCTCGCGCACGTCCGCGCCCTCACCCGTCTCTATTACGCCGGCGTGCTGCTCAGCGCATCCGCCACCGCCCCGCGCACCACACCCGACACGAGCCTTGCGGCGCCGACGCTGGCCGAGTTCGCGGAGGCCACAAGCGCCGGCCGGATCAAGGCCGGCACGCCGGCAGCCAAGCACGTGCTCGGGAAGATGTTCCTTGCCTCGTTCTTGACGAACATCGCAACGCCCGGCTTCGATCTTTCGGTTTGA
- a CDS encoding IclR family transcriptional regulator, whose product MKGARSDTQPPSRRGRRRIVAERVRAQLDDPAATVIEANRHDELFRAADGSPDPSVVKSAHRVLRIFEYFAEIERPAAMTEIARRLNYPPSSTSALLKSLVELGYLVHDRQARSYLPTVRVALLGGWLTSERLPGATLDAITRELHEATRLTTFVVARNQLYSQYIRVLQGTTPVRYYLEPGARRLLTHSTPGRVFLSLMNDEDARRIVQRINAEEAPSSAVRIPDIQHALATIRRQGFAYTRDMGTPGLSAIAMRLTDTDRTPPLVITVAGPSAIVSADARAIIGKMRELVERQSPGLLPQIDIDAPPIET is encoded by the coding sequence ATGAAGGGAGCGCGCTCCGACACCCAGCCCCCGTCGCGGCGGGGCCGCAGGCGCATCGTCGCCGAGCGGGTGCGCGCGCAACTCGACGATCCCGCGGCGACGGTGATCGAGGCCAACCGGCATGACGAATTGTTTCGGGCCGCCGACGGCAGCCCCGATCCGTCCGTCGTGAAGTCGGCGCACCGCGTGCTCCGCATCTTCGAATATTTCGCCGAGATCGAGCGGCCGGCGGCGATGACCGAGATCGCGCGGCGGCTGAACTACCCGCCGTCGAGCACGTCGGCGCTGCTGAAGAGCCTCGTCGAGCTCGGTTATCTCGTGCATGACCGGCAGGCGCGCAGCTATCTGCCGACGGTCCGCGTCGCCCTGCTCGGCGGCTGGCTCACGAGCGAGCGGCTGCCGGGCGCAACGCTCGATGCCATCACGCGCGAGCTGCACGAGGCAACGCGGCTGACGACCTTCGTGGTGGCGCGCAACCAGCTCTACAGCCAGTACATCCGCGTGCTGCAGGGAACGACGCCGGTGCGCTATTATCTTGAGCCCGGCGCGCGGCGGCTGTTGACCCATTCGACCCCGGGCCGGGTGTTTCTCAGCCTGATGAACGACGAGGATGCGCGGCGGATCGTGCAGCGGATCAACGCCGAGGAAGCGCCGTCATCGGCGGTCCGCATTCCGGATATCCAGCATGCGCTGGCGACGATCCGCCGCCAGGGTTTTGCCTATACGCGCGACATGGGAACGCCTGGTCTCAGCGCAATCGCAATGCGGCTGACCGATACCGACCGGACGCCTCCGCTTGTCATCACGGTCGCCGGCCCAAGCGCGATCGTCTCCGCGGACGCCAGGGCGATCATCGGCAAGATGCGCGAGCTGGTCGAGCGGCAGTCGCCCGGCCTGCTGCCGCAGATCGACATCGACGCGCCACCGATCGAGACCTGA
- a CDS encoding acyl-CoA dehydrogenase family protein → MSARDLRSPDDAANPADPARHISHDCAGLNFYDLDRGLRGLLNLYLSREDREKLEPHFHRLGELAGGRLDQLARIADKHAPVLNPRDAYGRDEDWIDYHPAYREMEAIAFADFQFHAMSHRAGVLGMDRPLPAVAKYVFQYLFVQSEFGLMCPISVTDTSTHLIRKFGSDELKAYLLPKMLSDDMATLWKGTQFMTERAGGSDVGAVETVARRDGDVWRLTGDKWFCSHADADVALMLARPEGGPDGTRGLALFALPRRLKDGRRNSYRIVRLKDKLGTKSMASGEIRLDNAVAYLVGDPEQGLKQMMEQVNLSRLSHGVRAAALMRRCVNEAKVSASSRAAFGQRVIDFPLLRRQLMKLIVPTEQALSMMLVAARAMDDANAGSAEATDLLRILTPLLKYRACRDNIPVATGAMEVRGGNGYIEEWVQPRLVRDAHVGVLWEGTSNINALDIITRAVGKSGAQRALAAALHARLDEAKALPEPFRDRLRTALDRAIGFAEQVAADRAAEHAARLAASALYHAASAIVLAWEGGQAEVDARRLLLSRFVLDHRLTAKDPLAPADDAWERDAIALVLGDEALPLAQAAKLLVA, encoded by the coding sequence ATGAGCGCGCGCGATCTTCGCAGCCCCGACGATGCTGCAAATCCGGCCGATCCCGCCCGCCACATCTCGCATGATTGCGCAGGCCTCAATTTCTACGATCTCGATCGCGGCTTGCGCGGCCTTCTCAATCTGTATCTGTCGCGCGAGGATCGCGAGAAACTGGAGCCGCATTTCCACCGCCTTGGCGAGCTGGCGGGAGGCAGGCTCGACCAGCTGGCGCGGATCGCCGACAAGCATGCGCCGGTGCTCAATCCGCGGGACGCTTACGGCCGCGACGAGGACTGGATTGACTATCACCCGGCGTATCGCGAGATGGAGGCGATCGCCTTCGCCGATTTCCAGTTTCATGCGATGAGCCATCGCGCCGGCGTGCTCGGCATGGATCGGCCGCTGCCGGCCGTTGCCAAGTACGTGTTTCAGTATCTGTTCGTGCAATCCGAGTTCGGGCTGATGTGCCCGATCAGCGTCACCGACACCTCGACGCATCTGATCCGCAAGTTCGGCTCCGACGAGCTCAAGGCCTATCTGCTGCCGAAGATGCTGTCCGACGACATGGCGACCTTGTGGAAGGGCACGCAGTTCATGACCGAGCGCGCCGGCGGCTCCGACGTCGGCGCGGTCGAGACCGTCGCGCGCCGCGACGGCGACGTTTGGCGCCTGACCGGCGACAAATGGTTCTGCTCCCATGCCGATGCCGACGTCGCGCTGATGCTGGCGCGGCCGGAAGGCGGGCCTGACGGCACCAGGGGGCTCGCGCTGTTCGCGCTGCCGCGCCGCCTGAAGGACGGACGGCGCAACAGCTACCGGATCGTCCGCCTCAAGGACAAGCTCGGCACCAAATCGATGGCGTCAGGCGAGATCCGGCTCGACAATGCGGTGGCCTATCTGGTCGGTGATCCCGAGCAGGGCCTCAAGCAGATGATGGAGCAGGTCAACCTGTCGCGGCTGTCGCACGGCGTGCGCGCCGCGGCCTTGATGCGGCGTTGCGTCAACGAGGCCAAGGTCAGCGCCTCGTCGCGGGCGGCGTTCGGCCAGCGCGTGATCGATTTCCCGCTGCTGCGCCGGCAGCTGATGAAGCTGATCGTGCCTACCGAGCAGGCGCTGTCGATGATGCTGGTGGCCGCGCGCGCGATGGACGACGCCAATGCCGGCTCGGCAGAGGCGACGGACCTGCTACGCATCCTGACGCCGCTCCTGAAGTACCGCGCCTGCCGCGACAACATTCCGGTCGCCACCGGCGCCATGGAGGTGCGCGGCGGCAACGGCTACATCGAGGAGTGGGTGCAGCCGCGGCTGGTGCGCGACGCCCATGTCGGCGTGCTCTGGGAAGGCACCAGCAACATCAACGCGCTCGACATCATCACGCGCGCCGTCGGCAAGAGCGGCGCGCAGCGGGCGCTGGCCGCGGCCCTGCATGCGCGCCTCGACGAGGCCAAGGCCTTGCCGGAGCCGTTCCGCGACCGCCTCCGCACAGCGCTCGACCGCGCGATCGGCTTCGCCGAGCAGGTGGCAGCCGATCGTGCCGCGGAGCATGCGGCGCGGCTTGCGGCCAGTGCGCTCTACCATGCCGCGTCGGCGATCGTTCTGGCCTGGGAAGGCGGCCAGGCGGAGGTCGATGCACGGCGGCTGTTGCTATCGCGCTTCGTGCTCGATCATCGCCTCACCGCGAAGGACCCGCTGGCGCCGGCCGACGACGCATGGGAACGCGACGCCATCGCGCTGGTGCTTGGGGACGAAGCCTTGCCGCTCGCGCAGGCGGCCAAGCTGCTGGTTGCTTGA
- a CDS encoding copper chaperone PCu(A)C: MSFERGLHCAVACKTVKCRSWIALPLFCLISTFGVMHRAAASESLQIVDARVPAADKEGGDLPLTMTIKNEADSADALLRVRCPVANFSERHIVDRGEGAPAMRSISNIPVPAKGTLELKRDGYHVMLLQLRQALAPGETFKCAIVFQKAGTIETEVLVQK; this comes from the coding sequence ATGTCGTTCGAGCGGGGGTTGCATTGCGCCGTTGCGTGCAAGACCGTTAAGTGCAGATCATGGATCGCGTTGCCATTATTCTGCCTGATCAGCACGTTCGGAGTGATGCATCGCGCCGCCGCTAGCGAATCCTTGCAGATTGTGGACGCGCGCGTACCGGCGGCCGACAAAGAAGGTGGGGACCTTCCCTTGACGATGACGATCAAGAACGAGGCCGACAGCGCCGATGCGCTGCTGCGTGTCCGCTGCCCGGTCGCGAATTTTTCCGAGCGTCACATTGTCGATCGCGGCGAGGGCGCGCCTGCGATGCGCTCGATATCCAATATACCAGTTCCGGCCAAGGGCACGCTCGAGCTGAAGCGCGACGGCTATCACGTCATGCTGTTGCAGTTGCGTCAGGCGCTCGCTCCCGGCGAGACGTTCAAATGCGCGATCGTCTTTCAGAAGGCAGGCACAATCGAGACGGAGGTGCTGGTCCAGAAGTGA
- a CDS encoding c-type cytochrome, with translation MKQGWLVGAWLGCALVMGCIGTAHAQSASDPTDAGKAVFKRGNCIGCHKWHGNGGGGYGGDALSLRKTELTREQIIETVTCGRPGTGMPFFVRGSYDTTKCYEMTRQDVADRMPPEANVFLRPNEIEAVADYVLAHVKGKGEPSYDECITFFGDGSRVCNVYKDAGHAAAPSDQSEKAKP, from the coding sequence ATGAAGCAAGGATGGCTGGTTGGCGCGTGGCTCGGCTGCGCGCTGGTGATGGGATGTATCGGTACGGCGCATGCGCAGTCGGCGAGCGATCCGACCGATGCCGGCAAGGCGGTGTTCAAGCGCGGCAATTGCATCGGCTGCCACAAATGGCACGGCAATGGCGGCGGCGGCTATGGCGGCGACGCTCTGTCGCTGCGCAAGACCGAGCTGACGCGCGAGCAGATCATCGAGACCGTGACGTGCGGGCGGCCGGGCACCGGCATGCCGTTCTTCGTGCGCGGCTCCTACGACACCACGAAATGCTACGAGATGACCCGGCAGGACGTCGCGGACCGCATGCCGCCCGAGGCGAATGTGTTCCTGCGGCCGAACGAGATCGAGGCCGTCGCCGATTACGTGCTCGCGCACGTCAAGGGCAAGGGCGAGCCGAGCTATGACGAGTGCATCACCTTCTTCGGTGACGGCTCGCGGGTCTGCAACGTCTACAAGGACGCCGGCCACGCCGCCGCGCCGTCCGACCAGAGCGAGAAGGCAAAGCCATGA
- a CDS encoding NUDIX hydrolase: protein MPEKPDLDFPRPLTTVDVVIFAIRSDALQVLLVQRPRAETEPFPGSWALPGGFVDIAGDRDLEACAARKLKDKTGVVSPHLEQLGSWGSATRDPRGWSATHAYFALLGEHATGGALAADAQWFAVEGEKVRPKLAFDHAEILQVAIQRLRSKVEYTSLPAYLMPPEFTLPELQHTFEIVLDRPLEKSAFRTRMLAADLIEPVAKMRKGPNRPAQLYRLKKSKAPVFFARTFNPPG, encoded by the coding sequence ATGCCCGAGAAGCCCGATCTCGACTTTCCGCGGCCGCTGACGACGGTCGACGTCGTCATCTTCGCCATCCGGTCGGACGCGCTTCAGGTCCTCTTGGTTCAACGCCCAAGAGCGGAAACCGAGCCGTTCCCAGGGTCGTGGGCGTTGCCCGGCGGCTTCGTCGATATCGCCGGCGATCGCGACCTCGAAGCCTGCGCGGCGCGCAAGCTGAAGGACAAGACCGGCGTCGTCAGTCCGCATCTCGAACAGCTCGGCAGCTGGGGCAGCGCCACGCGGGATCCGCGCGGCTGGTCTGCGACGCACGCCTATTTCGCATTGCTGGGTGAGCACGCCACGGGCGGCGCGCTGGCCGCGGATGCGCAGTGGTTCGCGGTCGAGGGCGAGAAGGTGCGGCCGAAGCTTGCCTTCGACCATGCCGAGATCCTGCAGGTTGCGATCCAGCGCCTGCGCAGCAAGGTCGAGTACACCTCGCTGCCGGCCTATCTGATGCCGCCGGAATTCACGCTGCCGGAATTGCAGCACACCTTTGAGATCGTGCTCGACCGCCCGCTGGAGAAGAGCGCGTTCCGCACCCGCATGCTCGCCGCCGACCTGATCGAGCCGGTTGCGAAAATGCGCAAGGGGCCAAACCGGCCGGCGCAGCTCTACCGGCTGAAGAAGTCCAAGGCCCCGGTGTTCTTCGCGCGGACCTTCAACCCGCCGGGTTGA
- a CDS encoding EF-hand domain-containing protein, whose protein sequence is MRLRLVRLLGASAMCLGVFSAPASANSEWIINRMGGAMRADVTWEQVRSQMLAAFYQSNPDERGVTAQGIDDLRKIAAAQRRLQVVTQMLAYDLDGDGAVTKAEIITVMQPRARQMIHANGVQLEPTPEQVRLQLDRLVSEVLKLDADQDGVISAAEIRQEGQRQADQANVSWQQNAAQYVPMTLDANGDGAVSLAEYEAAVREQFAAIDQDRDGRISASEFADFGKRLNEARQAAQRAREIQLRKQQLQTAVAGCDVPAVPREARLILLGAQEGKALSNAWIGNQDRVTYVTTVEIAPGPEPIYLALASGGAMIWDIVGATERIAGIVADADVTVDKSGDARLQRFAPVNGVGPQRGGKPLVGIMGVPREKVHFTAHSGCLVPATDATMKDGRAEEIAALLFGRAVDETGGEQSAGTFRVPAARHFADRPVRNAIQLPTEGLGELLWRDVRVDYPAGIAQIDVEAVISAHPVDHHSVLPGRAGLAELVDTGALMVTGMSRGVRINGGDFKPFTVPDKFRISKKLRLPAGARGTFTLPSQVPPPDGDLSATCVLAEPEMKPVSGSRTNCS, encoded by the coding sequence ATGCGGTTGCGGTTGGTTCGCCTTCTGGGCGCTTCGGCGATGTGTCTTGGCGTTTTCTCTGCGCCGGCCAGCGCCAATTCGGAATGGATCATCAACAGGATGGGCGGCGCGATGCGTGCGGACGTGACCTGGGAGCAGGTCAGGTCGCAGATGCTGGCTGCGTTCTATCAGAGCAATCCGGACGAGCGCGGGGTCACCGCGCAAGGCATCGACGATCTGCGCAAGATAGCGGCGGCGCAGCGGCGCTTGCAGGTCGTTACGCAGATGCTGGCTTACGATCTCGATGGTGACGGAGCGGTCACGAAGGCGGAGATCATCACGGTGATGCAGCCACGGGCGCGGCAAATGATCCACGCCAACGGGGTGCAGCTCGAGCCAACGCCGGAGCAGGTTCGTCTGCAGCTCGACAGGCTTGTCAGTGAGGTGCTCAAGCTGGACGCCGACCAGGATGGCGTCATCAGCGCCGCAGAAATCCGGCAGGAAGGCCAGCGGCAGGCCGATCAGGCCAACGTCAGCTGGCAGCAAAACGCGGCACAGTACGTGCCGATGACGCTCGATGCGAACGGAGATGGAGCCGTCTCTCTCGCCGAATACGAAGCGGCCGTGCGCGAGCAATTTGCCGCGATCGACCAGGATCGCGATGGCCGCATATCCGCCAGCGAATTCGCGGATTTCGGCAAGCGCCTGAACGAGGCCCGACAGGCGGCGCAGCGCGCGCGGGAGATTCAGCTCCGGAAACAGCAGCTGCAAACTGCCGTAGCGGGATGCGATGTGCCCGCCGTCCCGCGCGAGGCGCGTCTCATTCTCCTGGGGGCGCAGGAAGGCAAGGCGCTGTCGAACGCCTGGATCGGCAACCAGGACCGGGTGACCTATGTGACGACTGTCGAGATCGCGCCCGGACCCGAACCGATCTATCTCGCGCTGGCGAGCGGCGGCGCGATGATCTGGGATATCGTTGGGGCGACCGAACGCATCGCCGGCATCGTGGCCGATGCCGACGTGACCGTCGACAAGTCGGGCGACGCGCGTCTGCAACGGTTCGCGCCCGTGAACGGTGTGGGACCGCAGCGCGGCGGCAAGCCGCTTGTCGGCATCATGGGCGTGCCGCGCGAAAAGGTCCACTTCACCGCGCACAGTGGATGCCTGGTGCCGGCGACCGACGCAACGATGAAGGATGGTCGCGCCGAAGAGATCGCGGCGCTGCTGTTCGGACGCGCCGTGGATGAGACCGGCGGCGAGCAGAGCGCGGGGACCTTCCGTGTCCCGGCGGCGCGGCATTTTGCGGACCGGCCGGTTCGCAACGCGATCCAGTTGCCGACGGAAGGCCTTGGCGAATTGTTGTGGCGCGACGTGCGGGTGGATTATCCGGCAGGAATTGCGCAGATCGACGTTGAGGCGGTGATCTCGGCGCATCCGGTCGACCATCATTCCGTACTGCCAGGCCGCGCCGGCCTCGCGGAACTGGTCGACACCGGCGCGCTCATGGTCACCGGGATGAGCCGCGGCGTTCGGATCAACGGTGGCGACTTCAAGCCGTTCACGGTGCCCGACAAGTTCAGGATCTCCAAGAAGCTCAGGCTTCCTGCCGGTGCGCGCGGAACCTTTACCTTGCCGTCCCAGGTGCCGCCGCCCGACGGCGATCTGAGCGCAACCTGCGTGCTTGCGGAGCCGGAGATGAAGCCGGTCAGCGGCTCGCGCACGAATTGCAGCTAG